A region from the Anaerolineae bacterium genome encodes:
- a CDS encoding undecaprenyl-phosphate glucose phosphotransferase — protein sequence MKRTQVWFVLALLLCDVITAVAAFYLAYHLRRMSVGEGIGPFRNYLGMLAIHTAGLVTIFFFNKLYRRKRATSHLDEFYRVFGAVSINTLLTIALTSFIYKGQLDYHRWMVAYTWGLTLGLVTIGRVIHARVQWALQARGVGEDRVLIVGTGEVGRMILQKIVHSPGLGYRVVGLVDANGGLRSVLGFPVLGRINDIPAIIEQHRVDEVIIALPEAAHQEILGIISLCEREKVGIRVFPDVFQIMASEISIDDLGGLPLLTVRDIALRGWRLVLKRAMDLTLSAIGLVLLSPLMMLTALIIKLESPGPVFYIQERMGLDARPFPMIKFRSMRADAEAEGPGWTVPNDPRRTRFGSLIRRFSLDELPQLINVLVGDMSLVGPRPERPIYVEQFRQSIPRYMDRHREKAGITGWAQVNGLRGDTSIAERTKYDLWYIENWSLLLDIKILLRTIFQIFRDRNAY from the coding sequence ATGAAGCGTACCCAGGTCTGGTTTGTGCTGGCGCTTCTGCTGTGTGACGTGATCACCGCTGTGGCGGCTTTTTACCTAGCTTATCACTTGCGCCGGATGAGCGTGGGCGAGGGGATTGGCCCATTCCGCAATTACCTAGGCATGCTGGCTATCCACACGGCCGGCCTGGTCACGATCTTTTTCTTCAACAAGCTATATCGTCGTAAGCGGGCCACCTCTCACCTAGACGAGTTCTATCGGGTTTTCGGGGCCGTCTCCATCAACACCCTCCTCACCATCGCGCTGACCTCTTTTATCTACAAGGGCCAATTGGATTACCACCGCTGGATGGTCGCCTACACCTGGGGGCTGACACTAGGGTTGGTGACCATAGGGCGGGTGATTCATGCACGGGTGCAGTGGGCGCTGCAGGCGCGCGGTGTGGGCGAGGACCGGGTGCTCATCGTCGGCACCGGCGAGGTGGGGCGCATGATCCTGCAAAAGATTGTGCACTCGCCGGGGCTGGGGTATCGAGTGGTGGGGCTGGTGGATGCCAACGGCGGCTTGCGCTCGGTGCTAGGATTCCCCGTCCTGGGCCGGATCAACGACATCCCCGCCATCATCGAACAGCATCGAGTGGACGAGGTGATCATCGCGCTGCCCGAGGCAGCTCATCAGGAGATTCTTGGCATCATCTCGTTATGCGAGCGTGAGAAAGTAGGCATCCGCGTCTTCCCCGACGTGTTTCAAATCATGGCCTCCGAGATCAGCATTGACGACCTGGGCGGACTGCCCCTGCTCACCGTGCGCGACATCGCGTTGCGCGGCTGGCGGCTGGTCCTGAAACGGGCGATGGACCTCACGCTGAGCGCGATCGGCCTGGTGCTGTTGTCCCCGCTCATGATGCTAACGGCGTTGATCATCAAGCTCGAGTCGCCCGGGCCGGTATTTTATATCCAAGAACGAATGGGATTAGACGCCCGCCCCTTCCCGATGATCAAATTCCGCTCCATGCGCGCTGACGCCGAGGCGGAGGGCCCGGGGTGGACGGTCCCCAACGACCCGCGTCGCACGCGCTTTGGCTCGCTTATCCGGCGTTTCTCGCTAGACGAGCTGCCTCAGCTCATCAACGTGCTGGTAGGGGACATGAGCCTGGTCGGCCCCCGGCCGGAACGCCCCATCTACGTCGAGCAATTCCGCCAGAGCATCCCGCGCTACATGGACCGCCACCGGGAGAAGGCAGGGATCACCGGTTGGGCGCAGGTGAATGGCCTGCGTGGCGACACCTCCATTGCCGAGCGCACCAAGTACGACCTGTGGTACATCGAAAACTGGTCGCTCCTGCTGGACATCAAGATCCTGTTGCGCACGATTTTTCAGATTTTCCGCGATCGCAATGCGTATTGA
- a CDS encoding glycosyltransferase family 2 protein has product MLDLAIVIVNYNTRALLRACLRSVYASQGDLAFEVCVVDNASTDGSADMVRAEFPQVRLIESGYNGGYAYANNLGLRAFGFSDLPVEKNRLSSLPLLDLPRYVLLLNPDTLLPPDALAQMLAFMDARPDAGVVGPKLVRPDGSLDLACRRSFPTPEISLWRMLGLSKLFPRTRLFGRYNLTYLDPDLLTEVDSVVGAFMWVRREAILQVGLLDEAFWMYGEDLDWAKRIKDAGWKVWYNPRVTVLHVKEAASRHSPRARVEFYRAMAIFYRKHYAATTPFWLHWLILAGIACKGGLDLGHRALSGRWRKTSVPHTEVTT; this is encoded by the coding sequence ATGCTTGACTTGGCGATCGTGATCGTCAACTATAACACGCGCGCCTTGCTGCGAGCGTGTTTGCGCTCGGTCTACGCCAGTCAGGGCGATCTAGCTTTCGAAGTGTGCGTGGTGGACAACGCCTCTACCGATGGCAGCGCCGACATGGTGCGGGCCGAATTCCCACAGGTCCGGCTGATCGAGAGCGGATACAACGGCGGTTATGCCTACGCCAACAACCTGGGCCTGCGAGCCTTCGGCTTCTCCGACCTTCCTGTGGAGAAGAATCGTCTCTCTTCCCTACCCCTTCTGGATCTGCCGCGATATGTCCTCTTGCTGAACCCGGATACGCTCTTGCCCCCTGACGCGCTGGCGCAGATGCTCGCCTTTATGGACGCTCGCCCAGATGCCGGCGTGGTGGGCCCCAAGCTGGTACGCCCGGATGGCTCGCTAGACCTAGCGTGCCGCCGTTCATTCCCCACTCCGGAGATCTCGCTCTGGCGGATGCTGGGGCTTAGTAAGCTCTTCCCGCGCACTCGTTTGTTCGGCCGATACAACTTGACCTACCTCGACCCCGACCTGCTCACGGAGGTGGATTCCGTGGTGGGCGCGTTCATGTGGGTGCGGCGAGAGGCGATCCTGCAGGTCGGCCTGCTGGACGAGGCGTTTTGGATGTATGGGGAGGATTTGGATTGGGCCAAACGGATCAAGGATGCCGGTTGGAAAGTGTGGTACAACCCGAGGGTGACTGTGTTACACGTGAAGGAAGCCGCCAGCCGACATAGCCCGCGCGCCCGTGTGGAGTTTTATCGGGCCATGGCCATCTTCTACCGCAAACACTATGCAGCCACCACGCCATTTTGGTTGCATTGGCTGATCCTGGCCGGCATCGCCTGTAAAGGAGGATTAGACCTCGGCCATCGGGCTCTAAGTGGCCGATGGCGTAAGACGAGCGTACCGCATACGGAGGTCACGACATGA
- a CDS encoding HAD-IIA family hydrolase, translating to MTTPSLCEIRGLILDMDGVIYAGNELLPGAREFISHLQATGTPFLFLTNNSSRTPGQYVEKLASLGIYVGEERIFTSALATAAWLKETSPAGAGVLVIGERGVREALAQQGFRLVDDHQQAQYVVVGFDSTFTYAKAREAALAIQKGALLIATNTDASLPTEHGEIPGAGSIVAMLETATGVKARVIGKPEPNIFKQALTRLGTRAEETAVVGDRYETDIVGGHRAGLKTIGMLCGVTDAQRFATADPRPNWIFAHLGELLTAWRKTHASPIANSCADQTRAQ from the coding sequence GTGACGACGCCCTCTCTGTGTGAGATCCGAGGCTTGATCTTGGACATGGACGGCGTGATCTACGCCGGCAACGAGCTGCTTCCCGGCGCGCGCGAGTTCATATCTCACCTGCAGGCGACGGGCACCCCGTTCCTGTTCTTGACCAACAACTCCAGCCGTACGCCTGGCCAATATGTGGAGAAACTGGCCTCGCTGGGCATTTACGTCGGTGAAGAGCGCATCTTCACCTCGGCGCTGGCCACAGCGGCCTGGCTGAAGGAGACTTCGCCGGCCGGCGCGGGGGTCTTGGTCATCGGCGAGCGCGGGGTCCGAGAGGCGTTGGCCCAGCAGGGATTCCGGCTAGTGGATGATCACCAGCAAGCTCAATATGTGGTGGTCGGCTTTGACTCCACGTTCACCTATGCCAAGGCGCGAGAGGCTGCTCTGGCTATCCAGAAAGGGGCGTTGTTGATCGCCACTAACACCGATGCCAGCCTGCCTACGGAGCATGGCGAGATCCCGGGAGCCGGCTCCATCGTGGCCATGCTGGAGACGGCTACCGGCGTCAAAGCCCGCGTGATCGGCAAGCCGGAGCCAAACATTTTCAAGCAGGCGCTGACTCGCCTGGGCACGCGCGCGGAGGAGACGGCTGTCGTCGGTGATCGCTATGAGACCGACATCGTAGGCGGCCATCGCGCTGGGCTGAAGACTATCGGTATGCTGTGCGGTGTGACTGACGCCCAGCGTTTCGCTACAGCCGACCCGCGCCCCAACTGGATCTTCGCCCACCTGGGCGAGCTGTTAACAGCATGGCGAAAAACCCACGCGTCCCCGATCGCCAATTCCTGTGCTGACCAGACTAGAGCGCAGTAG
- the recJ gene encoding single-stranded-DNA-specific exonuclease RecJ, whose product MRSRKRWVVGPPPPSEVAKRLSHLHPVLVRVLVHRGITTPAEAEAFLYGSHLFDNPYHLKGVNEAVTRLRDALRRGERIAVYGDFDADGVTSTALMTLTLRALGADVRPYIPHRVDEGYGLNFEALKQLKSEGCRVVVTVDCGIRSIEEVAFGQRLGLDMIVTDHHTPGPELPPARAVVNPKRPDSRYPFPSLAGVGVAYRLAQGLLRAARRNSWVTAEGLKEEDLLDLVALGTVADIVPLLGENRTLVRLGLARLNEPTRLGIRELMHAASVLPGRVTAWTIGFILAPRLNAAGRLRTGMLAYDLLTTQDPGQAITLAAELDVLNQRRQELTRRHAEEALATLASTGTQMAVPYLHVVASPGYEHGIVGLIASQIAEVTYRPTVVVHLGEEESRGSARSIPEFDITAALDQCRDLLVRHGGHAAAAGFTIRTEHLPALQERLQAIAQAELADKDLTPKLHIDAEVTLKELNRDLYEQLKLVEPCGHGNEPPVLMARGLAVRRSRVVGDDGQHLRLVVSDGRLVFDAIAFRQAHLAENLPTRVDLAFTLDISERNGERYFELNVLDLRPAEG is encoded by the coding sequence TTGAGATCTCGGAAGCGCTGGGTGGTGGGCCCACCACCTCCTTCCGAGGTCGCCAAGCGCCTATCCCATCTCCATCCGGTGCTGGTGCGCGTCCTGGTCCATCGTGGCATCACCACGCCGGCCGAGGCAGAGGCCTTTCTCTACGGCAGCCATCTGTTCGATAACCCCTATCACCTTAAAGGCGTTAACGAAGCGGTCACCCGGCTGCGCGACGCCCTGCGTCGCGGCGAGCGCATCGCCGTCTACGGCGATTTCGATGCTGACGGCGTGACATCGACCGCGCTGATGACGCTCACCCTGCGCGCCCTTGGAGCTGACGTGCGCCCATACATCCCTCATCGCGTGGACGAGGGCTACGGTCTGAATTTCGAGGCGTTGAAGCAACTCAAAAGCGAGGGATGCCGGGTAGTGGTGACGGTGGACTGCGGCATCCGTTCCATAGAGGAAGTGGCCTTCGGGCAACGCTTGGGCCTAGATATGATCGTCACCGATCACCACACGCCTGGCCCAGAACTGCCCCCGGCCCGCGCGGTCGTCAACCCTAAGCGGCCCGACTCCCGCTATCCTTTCCCGTCGCTGGCAGGCGTCGGTGTAGCCTATCGCCTGGCCCAGGGGCTCCTCCGCGCTGCCCGCCGGAACTCGTGGGTTACCGCAGAAGGGCTGAAAGAGGAGGACCTGCTGGACCTAGTCGCCCTCGGTACGGTCGCCGACATCGTCCCCCTCCTTGGGGAGAACCGCACCCTGGTGCGCCTAGGGCTGGCCCGCCTCAACGAGCCGACCCGATTGGGGATACGCGAGCTCATGCACGCCGCCAGCGTATTGCCTGGCCGGGTCACCGCCTGGACCATCGGCTTCATCCTGGCACCGCGCCTGAACGCCGCTGGCCGGCTGCGGACGGGGATGCTGGCATATGATCTCCTCACCACCCAAGATCCTGGCCAGGCAATCACTCTGGCTGCTGAGCTGGATGTGCTCAATCAGCGGCGACAGGAGCTCACCCGACGGCACGCGGAGGAAGCTCTCGCCACGTTGGCCTCCACAGGGACGCAGATGGCTGTTCCCTACCTGCACGTGGTGGCTTCACCAGGGTATGAACATGGCATCGTTGGACTGATCGCCTCACAGATCGCCGAGGTGACTTATCGCCCGACGGTCGTAGTCCACCTGGGCGAAGAGGAAAGCCGCGGATCGGCTCGCTCGATTCCAGAGTTCGATATCACCGCCGCCCTCGACCAATGCCGCGATCTCCTGGTGCGTCATGGCGGACACGCTGCCGCAGCCGGTTTCACCATACGTACAGAGCACTTGCCTGCGCTCCAGGAGCGGCTCCAAGCCATCGCCCAAGCTGAGCTGGCCGATAAGGACCTGACCCCTAAACTGCACATTGACGCTGAGGTCACGTTGAAGGAGTTAAACCGCGACCTGTATGAGCAGCTCAAGTTGGTGGAGCCGTGTGGACATGGGAATGAGCCGCCTGTGCTGATGGCCCGCGGCCTAGCGGTGCGCCGCAGTCGCGTCGTGGGCGACGATGGACAACACCTCAGATTGGTGGTGAGCGATGGCCGCCTTGTGTTCGATGCGATCGCCTTTCGACAAGCGCATCTGGCCGAAAATTTGCCCACGCGCGTGGACTTAGCGTTCACGCTGGACATCAGCGAGCGCAATGGGGAGCGCTACTTCGAGCTAAACGTGCTCGACTTGCGCCCAGCTGAAGGGTAA